From Domibacillus sp. DTU_2020_1001157_1_SI_ALB_TIR_016, a single genomic window includes:
- the nirD gene encoding nitrite reductase small subunit NirD has protein sequence MNESVCIGQVNDFPLQLGKKVEAGGHMLAVFKLSDGTFRAVANSCPAKQGPLSAGMVSGHHLFCPLHDEKINLDTGSVEAPDTGQVKTFEVLVNEEHVFVVI, from the coding sequence ATGAATGAATCTGTTTGTATTGGCCAGGTTAATGATTTTCCGCTGCAGCTCGGCAAAAAAGTCGAAGCCGGCGGCCACATGCTTGCCGTGTTTAAACTGAGTGATGGTACATTCCGGGCGGTCGCCAATTCGTGTCCAGCCAAGCAGGGCCCTCTCTCAGCCGGTATGGTTAGCGGCCATCATTTGTTCTGCCCGCTTCACGATGAAAAAATCAACCTTGATACCGGTTCAGTGGAAGCGCCTGATACCGGCCAGGTGAAAACATTTGAAGTGCTTGTAAACGAAGAACATGTTTTTGTGGTGATTTAA